The DNA window TGTCTTACCACAGCTTCATCCTGGACAGGCATAGATCACCAGGTTTCGCGTCTACGACCAGCGACTGTATCGCCCTATTCAGACTCGGTTTCCCTACGGCTCCGTTATACTTAACCTTGCCACTGATCGTAACTCGCAGGATCATTCTCCAAAAGGCACGCCATCACCCCTAAAGGCTCTGACCGCTTGTAAGCACACGGTTTCAGGTTCTATTTCACTCCCCTCCCGGGGTTCTTTTCACCTTTCCCTCACGGTACTATTCACTATCGGTTAACAAGAGTATTTAGCCTTACGAGATATGGTCCTCGCGGATTCACACAGGGTTTCACGTGTCCCGTGCTACTCGGGATAGAACACACAACTTAAAGAGTTTACCTGTACGGGGCTATCACCCGCTACGGCGGAACTTTCCAATTCCTTCCAGTTACGTCTTTAAAATTGCCGGATACCTTGTAGTTCTCCAGGCGTTCTTCCCACTACCCCAATACAGCAACGGCTACATCCTTGACACTGTATTGGTTTAGGCTCTTCCCCGTTCGCTCGCCGCTACTTAGGGAATCGTTTTTACTTTCTCTTCCTCGGGTTACTTAGATGTTTCAGTTCACCCGCTTACCTCTTTCGCGCTAGATCTTCAATCTAGCAGGTTGCCCCATTCGGAAATCTGCGGATCAATGCTCAATTGCAGCTAACCACAGCTTATCGCAGCTTATCACGTCCTTCATCGGCTCTTGTTACCAAGGCATTCTCCGTGTGCCCTTAATATCTTAACCTAAATTGTTCATCAGCTAACTCTCTTTCTTGACAATCTTTACTTCGAATGAAGTAGATTTCGTCAGAAAAAAAATTTAATGTTGATTTCTCTACTATATAGTTTCCAATGTCCATCCTGGTTATTACCCAAACCCTCGCGGGAAAGAACAATACCAAATAAATAGAGAAGGTCGTCTGTGCTCCTTAGAAAGGAGGTGATCCATCCGCACGTTCCCGTACGGATACCTTGTTACGACTTCACCCCAATCGCTAATCACACCTTAGGAACATCCCTCCCGTAAACGGGTTAGGCCTGCTACTTCAGGTGCAACCAACTCTCGTGGTGTGACGGGCGGTGTGTACAAGACCCGAGAACGTATTCACCGCGACATTGCTGATTCGCGATTACTAGCGATTCCAACTTCACGCAGTCGAGTTGCAGACTGCGATCCGAACTAAGAACGACTTTCTGAGATTGGCTCCCCCTCGCGGGATCGCGACCCTCTGTATCGCCCATTGTAGCACGTGTGTAGCCCAGCCCATAAGGGGCATGATGACTTGACGTCATCCCCACCTTCCTCCTGCTCGTCGCAGGCAGTCTCGCATGAGTCCCCAACTTAATGATGGTAACATACGATAGGGGTTGCGCTCGTTGCGGGACTTAACCCAACATCTCACGACACGAGCTGACGACAGCCATGCACCACCTGTCACCAAGTTCCTCCGAAAAGGCACCAAAGCATCTCTGCTAAGTTCTTGGGATGTCAAGGGCTGGTAAGGTTCCTCGCGTTGCGTCGAATTAAACCACATGCTCCACCGCTTGTGCGGGTCCCCGTCAATTCCTTTGAGTTTCATACTTGCGTACGTACTCCCCAGGCGGATCACTTATCGCGTTAGCTTGAGCACGGAGGTTCGACCCCCCACACTTAGTGATCATCGTTTACGGCGTGGACTACCGGGGTATCTAATCCCGTTTGCTCCCCACGCTTTCGCGCTTTAGCGTCAGTATTCATCCAGTGAGCTGGCTTCCCCATCGGCATTCCTACAAATATCTACGAATTTCACCTCTACACTTGTAGTTCCGCCCACCTCTCTGATACTCTAGCCTTCCAGTTTCCAACGCAATACGGAGTTGAGCCCCGCATTTTAACATCAGACTTAAAAGGCCGCCTAGACGCGCTTTACGCCCAATAATTCCGGATAACGCTTGCGACATACGTATTACCGCGGCTGCTGGCACGTATTTAGCCGTCGCTTCTTCTGGTGGTACCGTCACTTTCTTCTTCCCACCTGAAAGCACTTTACAATCCGAAGACCTTCATCGTGCACACAGAATTGCTGGATCAGACTTTTAGTCCATTGTCCAATATTCCCCACTGCTGCCTCCCGTAGGAGTAAGGGCCGTGTCTCAGTCCCCTTGTGGCCGATCACCCTCTCAGGCCGGCTACCCATCATCGTCTTGGTAGGCCGTTACCCTACCAACTAACTAATGGGACGCAAAGCTCTCCTCTAGCGCATATAGCCTTTCATAGTTCTGCGATGCCGCAGTTCCATAATATCCGGTATTAGCTGTCGTTTCCAACAGTTGTCCCAGTCTAGAGGGCAAGTTCTTTACGCGTTACTCACCCGTCCGCCACCGTACTATCACCCGAAGGTGAATTCCAGTCGACTTGCATGTGTTAAGCATTCTGTCAGCGTTCATCCTGAGCCAGGATCAAACTCTTCATTCAAAAAGTTTATTTAAATCTCTTGCGAGATTATCAACACCTAACTGTGTCCAAATCTTGTTTGGACTTCTTTATGTCATATCTGACATTCTTTTGACTTCCTTCTCTATTTAATTGCTAATGTCCTTTTGTTTTCTATCTGTGTGCCTCTCTCGTGCACAAGGAGTATAATATCACAGTTGAAAATATGCGTCAACATTTTTTTATTTTTATTTTAAAATTTGTATAAGCATAACCTGACTAGAAGATTTACTCATTCAAAATTTTCAGAAAGGTTTTCTATTATTTATATTGAACATATAAATTAAAGAACTAAATTATTGGGGTGATTTGTACTATGAATTATTTTAAAAATAATAAATCTCTGTGCTTATCTATTTCAAATGCTGAACAAATTTTAAAAAAAGAATTTATAAATATAAAGTTGGAACTAACTCTTATTTCTAAAAACATAAACATAAAACAAACACTTATTATTTCCGAAGTTACCCGTTCAGGACAATTTTTTTACATGACTTTTCTAGAAATTTCAGACCTGTATATAAACACTCTAGAATTTGATTCCATTTATTATTATTCTCCCGGTTCCCTAGTATTTGTATTTATGGATGGTTCTACCCTCACATTTAGACCGTTAGAAAATTTGAATAAATTAAAAATTTTACCGGTTGAAAAATAAAAAAACCTGTGAAATCACAGGTCTGATCTTTAAAAAATGGCTGGGCTGGCTGGATTCGAACCAGCGCATGACGGAGTCAAAGTCCGTTGCCTTACCGCTTGGCGACAGCCCAACAATTGTAAAATTAAATGGTGCGTCACACAGGGATCGAACCTGTGACAACACGATTAAAAGTCGTGTGCTCTACCAACTGAGCTAGTGACGCAAATGGTCGGAACAGCAAGATTTGAACTTGCGACCCCCTGCTCCCAAGGCAGGTGCGCTACCGGGCTGCGCTATGCTCCGATTTCTTTTCATGAACAGGAAAAATTATATCACAAGCATATGTTCATGTCAATATTTTTTATAATACTAATAGTCTCTATCTATATTCAGATTGTAAAATTAAAAAATTATAATTTTATCTCATAAATAACTGGTATAATCATTTATGAAAACAATCTCTTTTTCTTTGAAATTAAGTCCTAAACAATAAATTAATTTAATTTGGAGGAATATTTTATGTGTAATTATAAAGCAGTTATATGTGACCTTGACGGAACTCTTTTAAATTCAAATCATACAATTTCACATTATACTAAGGAAGTCATAGAAAAAATTAAAACTTTGGGAATCAAGTTTTTTATCGCTACTGGCCGTCATCATAAAGATGCTTTGGCATTTAGAAATATTTTGGGTTTAAATTCTTTTCTAATAACTTCAAATGGAGCAAAAATACACGATGAAAATGACGTAGAAGTTTTTTCCCATAACATACCTAAGGAAATTGTAGAAAAAATAATTGAAGTCCCCATTGATCCAGAAATACAACGTGGAATTTATAAAGATGAGTTCTGGTTTCTTGAAAAGTATATAGACAGTCTTGAGGTTTTCCATAAAGAATCCGGATTCTCTTTTATTGTGAAACCCTTTGAAGAATTAAAAAATGAAGATGTTACAAAGTTTTTTTTCATAAGTGAAAACTGCAGTAAAATAAACAAGTTGGAAGAAATTCTTAAATTGAAATTCAAAGGATTAGTTAACATAACTCTATCTTTTGAAAATTGCCTCGAAATAGTTCAAAACGGTGTTTCCAAAGGTAAGGCCATAGAAGAAATACTAAAAAAAGAAAATATAGCTATTGAAGATGCTCTAGCCTTTGGCGATGGACTGAATGATCTAGATATGCTGCAAACCGTTGGAAAAGGCTTTTTAATGGGAAACTCCCATAAAAAATTAATCCAGAGTCTACCAGGATATGAAGTTATAGACACAAACAGTAATGATGGTGTTGCCAAACATTTGGAAAAAATATTTTTATAATTAAATCAATAAAATAAGCGGCTATCGGCCGCTTATTTTATAAATGCACTTGCTATAACTTTTCCGTCAAAATCATAAAGCACTAGTCCTTGTCCCGGAGTGACTGCTCGCACTTTATCGTCTAAAAACTTAACCTTAATTAAATCCTTCCCTAAAACTTCTATTTTACAAAGGTGGAGTATATCTCTAGATCTTGTTTTTGCATGACAATCAATCCCATCTATGTCCTCAATTTTTTCAAAGGATAATACATTTACACTATCAGCAAAAAGCTCACTTTTAAAAAGGTCTTCGTTGTCACCAACTATAACCCTATTCTTTTCAGAATTTAACTTCAAAACATATAATGGAGTTTCATGTTGTATTCCGAGACCTTTTCTTTGTCCAATTGTATAAAATGCAAACCCCTTATGCTTTCCAAGGATTTTCCCATCTTTAGTTATTATATCTCCCTCTTTTTCTACTCTTCCACCAGTCATCTCCGTCAAAAATTCTTGGAGTTTACCATCCTCTATAAAACATATCTCTTGAGAATCCCTTTTCGCATAAACCCTAACTCCCAAATTTTCAGCTATTTTCCTGACCTGAGATTTTTCTAAGTCTCCTATGGGAAACATCAGATATTTTAAATTTTCTCTTTTCACTTGAGATAAAAAATAAACCTGATCTTTTTTAGGGTCATCCCCCATATAGAGATTTCCATTTTTTATTTTGGCATAGTGTCCTGTAGCAACAAAATCTGCTCCCATCTTTATTCCATACTCTAGAAGTTTACCTAGCTTTATGTATCTATTGCAGACCATACAAGGGTTAGGGGTTCTTCCCTTTTCATACTCCTCTACAAAATAATCCACGACCCTTTCTTTAAATGGTTCTTTTAAATTTATAACATAATGAGGAATATTAAGATCATCACATACCCTCTTGGCATCATATATATCATCAAGGCTGCAGCATGTTTTTAAATTGGAATTTTCACTTAGTTCATCCATGCCGCTCCAATGCTTCATTGTAATCCCTATTATATTATAACCCTGCTTTTTTAGCATATATGCGACTGTAGAACTATCTACACCTCCGCTCATTCCTACAGCCACTGTATACTTGTTATTTTCAGGATTATATTCAATATACTTATTAAAATCTTTCAAATCAAAAACCATTCCACTACCTCTTTTCTTAAAAATATAAATTCATAAATTTTTGAAAAAAATAGGAAAAAGCTATTCCTTCATTCATTTTATGATTAATTCAGTGATAACAAAGTGTCAACAGAGTTAAAGCTCCAAAGAATAGCAAAACTAGGCCGCAGCTCTTTGTTATTTTCTCCAATGTCGACAATTCTATTTTTTTTCTCCAGTGATATAATATATAAGTGATGATAAACCACATTGAGGCTCCACCTATAAATATTCCCCCCCCCAATTTGAGCGGAAGAAATTTTGCATTATCTTCTACTATTCCTAATGTTGTAAATATGGCTACAAATACAAATACCGTTGACGGATTTGCTAGAGTAACCAAAAAACATGTGAAAAAATTTCTTATTATACCTTCTCCTTCATTTTCAAGCTGTTTTACTTCAAAATGAGTTTTAAACTTTTTATATCCCATTATTACAAGGCATAATCCCAATATAAACTTCAAATAGGGTTCATATCTTAGTATAAGAACTTCGATTTTATTCAAAAACAGATAGGCCAAAAGACCATATACTACATCTACTGAAACCATCCCTAAAGCAGAAAAATATCCTTCCTTTTCGCCTTCTACGAGAGTTTTTTCCATACAGTATATCCCTATGGGACCAAGAGGAAGTGATAGGATAAATCCAGTTAACATCCCCTTCAATAAAACTATCTCCAAATTCCTCACCTATTTTCTCTAGATTATATTTAGATTTCTCTCGTTTTCTACCGCTATTTCCAACATTTCTATAAAATAATCTATATCTTCTTTTTTTATAAACCGTCCCAGGCTGATTCTCAAGGTACTCTTAGCTCTAATACTGCTAAGACCTATGGATTCTAAAACATGAGATGGACTCAACGTACTTGAAGCACAGGCTGATCCGGCACTTACCGCAATTCCTTTCATATCCAGAGCAAATAGCAATGATTCTGCTTCAACTTTTTCTAACGTAATGCTTGAGGTATTGAAAAGTCTATTGTCTAAGTCTCCATTTATTGTTACTTTCTCTATTCTCTCAAATATTTTTTTCTCCATATAATCACGGAGATTTCTTTCTTTTTCCAGTTCGGGATATAGATTCTCTAGAGTTATTTCCAAAGCTTTTGCCATGCCACATACTCCAGTCACATTTTCTGTTCCTGCTCTCCTGTTTCTCTCCTGGTGTCCACCTGTCATTAATTTTTCTATTTTTACACCACTTTTTACATACAGAGCCCCTATACCCTTTGGTCCGTAAAATTTGTGAGCAGAAAAGGAAAAAAGATCAATATTTTCAAAATTTATTTTAACCTTGCCCATACTCTGCACTCCGTCTACATGGAATAGGATACCTTTTTCTTTAGCTATCTTACCAATCTCCATAATAGGCTGCAAAGTCCCTATTTCATTGTTAGAATGCATTATAGATATCAATACAGTCTCATCCTTTATATTTCTACTCAGCTCCTCTATACTAACTCTACCTTTTTCATCAACTCCGAGATAAGTTACTTCCCATCCTAAGGTCTCCATGTCTCTAAAGGTATTTAGAACAGAAGAATGCTCAATCACCGAGGTTATTAGATGCATTCCTTTTTTTTGAAGGCATCTGGCTGCTCCTCTTATGGCCATATTGTTAGATTCTGTCCCTCCAGAAGTGAAAATAATCTCTCTGGATTTTAATCCTAATAGTCCGCTTATCATCTCTCTAGACTCTTCTAAAAATTTTTTCCCTTTTTGCCCTATTTGATGGACACTCGATGGATTTCCATAACTCTCTCTCATGACTTTTATCATTGACTCTATTACTCTTTCATCCATCTGAGTTGTAGCGTTATTATCTAAGTAAACACTTTTTTTATTCATTCATCCATTACCACCATATATTATTAAAATTAAAAACCATACCTTGATTATGCTATATCATCTTTTTTTTATTAAAAAAATTTTTAGAGTTTTCTTCCACATTTCGGACAATACTCATAGCCACCTATTATTTTTTCTCCGCATTCACATACTCGATTTTCATAAATAACCTCTTCTATATCTCCGTATGCAACTTTCTCTGTTTCTATTATTCTTCCGATAGAATCATCACTCAATTTATACAAACTGCCACATGAGGTACATTTTAAAGTATATTTTTTTCTAAATTTGAATACAGGAATAAAGAAAAATTCAAATACATTTGAATTTTCTATTAGTTCTCCCTTCTTATTCAGACACCCTGTACATTTAAATGAGACTTCCTTGACTTTTTTATTTCTGTTATTTATACTGAAAATTCCTATAAAAAACACTTTTTATCCTTTCGATTGCTTTATTTAATCTTACCATATTTTTGTTATAAATAAAAAGATTTTAAAAATTTTGAAATTTTTGTAATCCCTGTATTATAATACTTTTAATATGATCAAAAGCAAACAAAAAAAATTATAATTTTAAAAGGATGATGAACTTCCACTTCTATTTTTCCTTATTACAATAGAAGCTGTTCCCAAAAGGTTTACATCTTGTTCATTTATATATATTTCCTCATAATCTGGATTTTCAGGAAGAAGTATTATGGAGTTTCTCATTTTCATAAGACGCTTTAAGGTGGCTTCACCATCTATTGCCACAGCTATTATATCCCCACTTTTAGGATCTAAGTCTTGGCGAAGTAAAACAAGGTCCCCATCCTCTATACCTGCATTCTTCATACTATCCCCTCTTACTCTCAAGAAAAATCCATTTTTATCCTTCACAAGCTCTTTTGGAAGATAAAAACTTTCATTTTCTTCAGAGTTCATAAAAACTGGAATATCTCCTAAGATCTTTCCATATATGGGTAAGGACATGACATATTCATAGGAATACCTTTCGCTTATGTTACCAAAATCAACTTCCATACTTCCGTCATCATCTCTGAAAATAATAAGCTCTCTACTTTTTTCTAAGTCAAAGGCTGTATTCATATCTGCCTTAGAAGGCATCATGTCCATCTCAAAAATTGGGATATCTTCTTTTTTTTCTCCAGAACTATCAAAAACTTCAAAAGCAATACCGTCAGTAACCATACAGTATTCCACATCTTTAGATACCGACGCATAACTTAGTATTTGATTTCTACCAGATTCTATTCCATTTTGCATAGATTTTACCTCTATGTATATAAAGGTCTTCTTTTTCCCGTTTTCATATCTACTCACTGCGATATCCACAAAACCCTTTTTAGACCCCATAATCACCGGATGCTCTATCTCTATCAGCTCCTGTGGATATTTATAGTTATTTATCAATTCATTTATAACCCATTGTCTAACTTTCTCCTCTGGGAAATATAAATTGATCAATTTTTCTTTAAACCTATATTCCTCCAATGAAATATTATAAATCCCTCTAATACGGCTTTTCTTATCAAATCTCAAATATTTTGATTTTATCTCACTTATAAATTTTGATGGTTTTATACTAGATGTAATATATAATGTTTCCGTTGCTCTGGTCATTCCCACATAAAAAAGCTTCTTTTCTGTAACCGCCTCAAACTCTCTTATTTTTTCATCCTTTGAGGAATAAAATGGAACCACTCCT is part of the uncultured Ilyobacter sp. genome and encodes:
- a CDS encoding cysteine desulfurase family protein, with the protein product MNKKSVYLDNNATTQMDERVIESMIKVMRESYGNPSSVHQIGQKGKKFLEESREMISGLLGLKSREIIFTSGGTESNNMAIRGAARCLQKKGMHLITSVIEHSSVLNTFRDMETLGWEVTYLGVDEKGRVSIEELSRNIKDETVLISIMHSNNEIGTLQPIMEIGKIAKEKGILFHVDGVQSMGKVKINFENIDLFSFSAHKFYGPKGIGALYVKSGVKIEKLMTGGHQERNRRAGTENVTGVCGMAKALEITLENLYPELEKERNLRDYMEKKIFERIEKVTINGDLDNRLFNTSSITLEKVEAESLLFALDMKGIAVSAGSACASSTLSPSHVLESIGLSSIRAKSTLRISLGRFIKKEDIDYFIEMLEIAVENERNLNII
- a CDS encoding zinc ribbon domain-containing protein, producing the protein MFFIGIFSINNRNKKVKEVSFKCTGCLNKKGELIENSNVFEFFFIPVFKFRKKYTLKCTSCGSLYKLSDDSIGRIIETEKVAYGDIEEVIYENRVCECGEKIIGGYEYCPKCGRKL
- a CDS encoding LysE family transporter, which translates into the protein MRNLEIVLLKGMLTGFILSLPLGPIGIYCMEKTLVEGEKEGYFSALGMVSVDVVYGLLAYLFLNKIEVLILRYEPYLKFILGLCLVIMGYKKFKTHFEVKQLENEGEGIIRNFFTCFLVTLANPSTVFVFVAIFTTLGIVEDNAKFLPLKLGGGIFIGGASMWFIITYILYHWRKKIELSTLEKITKSCGLVLLFFGALTLLTLCYH
- a CDS encoding Cof-type HAD-IIB family hydrolase is translated as MCNYKAVICDLDGTLLNSNHTISHYTKEVIEKIKTLGIKFFIATGRHHKDALAFRNILGLNSFLITSNGAKIHDENDVEVFSHNIPKEIVEKIIEVPIDPEIQRGIYKDEFWFLEKYIDSLEVFHKESGFSFIVKPFEELKNEDVTKFFFISENCSKINKLEEILKLKFKGLVNITLSFENCLEIVQNGVSKGKAIEEILKKENIAIEDALAFGDGLNDLDMLQTVGKGFLMGNSHKKLIQSLPGYEVIDTNSNDGVAKHLEKIFL
- the mnmA gene encoding tRNA 2-thiouridine(34) synthase MnmA is translated as MVFDLKDFNKYIEYNPENNKYTVAVGMSGGVDSSTVAYMLKKQGYNIIGITMKHWSGMDELSENSNLKTCCSLDDIYDAKRVCDDLNIPHYVINLKEPFKERVVDYFVEEYEKGRTPNPCMVCNRYIKLGKLLEYGIKMGADFVATGHYAKIKNGNLYMGDDPKKDQVYFLSQVKRENLKYLMFPIGDLEKSQVRKIAENLGVRVYAKRDSQEICFIEDGKLQEFLTEMTGGRVEKEGDIITKDGKILGKHKGFAFYTIGQRKGLGIQHETPLYVLKLNSEKNRVIVGDNEDLFKSELFADSVNVLSFEKIEDIDGIDCHAKTRSRDILHLCKIEVLGKDLIKVKFLDDKVRAVTPGQGLVLYDFDGKVIASAFIK